The following coding sequences are from one Psychrobacter sp. AH5 window:
- a CDS encoding DUF262 domain-containing protein has product MKATEAKLLKFLQKSPQFVIPIYQRTYSWTEQQCQQLWDDIIRAGSNDAVGGHFIGSVVYIEQGLYQISSQSPLLVIDGQQRLTTAMLLLEALSRHLGDSEPIEGFSAEKLRNYYLLNPYEKGERKYKLILTQTDKDSLLALVTQKPLPENHSLRVEENFNFFDKKIEKLNNNLEQLCRGLAKLIIVDIALSRDQDNPQLIFESMNSTGKALSQADLIRNFVLMGLEPEHQAKLYNNHWRPMEIEFGQEGYGSYFDSFMRHYLTVKTGDIPRIDGVYDAFKQHAQNAETMGLGVDQLVADIHAFASYFCAMALDKEADNQLSMAFRDLRELKVDVAYPLLLELYDDYSQGQLTKEDFHTAIRLIEAYVFRRAVCAIPTNSLNKTFATFHKSLDKERYLESFKAHLLGLRSYKRFPRNDEFKRDLVLRDLYTIRSRSYWLRRLENFERKERVPVHEYTVEHIMPQNEKLSKEWQNELGEEWVRVHETYLHTLGNLTLTGYNSEYSDRPFTDKRDMSGGFKYSPLILNEGLGAVELWNEQAIKARANQLANRAIKVWDTPSLTEEVLRTYQNTPPKQGSYTLADHPQLNKGMPMRELFEQLRNEIMALDPSVTEDILKLYVAFKADTNFVDVVPQKSRLRLTLNIPFHDLNDPKGIARDVTNLGRWGNGDAEVGINNISQVPYVMGLIRQALEIQMGEGV; this is encoded by the coding sequence ATGAAAGCAACAGAAGCCAAACTCCTTAAATTCCTGCAAAAGTCACCACAATTTGTTATTCCTATTTATCAGCGTACCTACTCATGGACCGAGCAACAGTGCCAACAGCTGTGGGATGATATCATTCGAGCAGGTAGTAATGACGCTGTAGGAGGTCATTTTATTGGATCTGTTGTTTATATCGAGCAAGGTTTATACCAAATATCAAGTCAGTCTCCATTGTTAGTTATAGATGGACAACAGCGCTTAACGACGGCTATGTTACTGTTAGAGGCTTTATCAAGGCATCTTGGTGACAGCGAGCCAATAGAAGGGTTCTCAGCAGAAAAGTTACGTAACTACTATTTGCTTAATCCTTATGAAAAAGGTGAACGCAAATATAAATTAATATTGACACAGACTGATAAAGACAGTCTTTTGGCGTTAGTAACACAGAAGCCACTTCCAGAGAATCATTCACTTCGTGTTGAAGAAAATTTCAATTTCTTTGATAAGAAGATCGAAAAACTGAATAATAATTTGGAACAACTCTGCCGTGGTTTAGCTAAGCTAATTATTGTTGATATCGCTCTAAGCCGAGATCAAGATAATCCACAGCTGATTTTTGAGAGTATGAACTCTACTGGTAAGGCATTGAGCCAAGCTGATCTGATTCGTAACTTTGTACTAATGGGGTTAGAACCAGAACATCAAGCTAAACTATATAATAATCATTGGCGACCGATGGAAATTGAGTTTGGTCAGGAAGGATATGGCAGCTATTTTGATAGTTTTATGCGCCATTACCTTACTGTTAAGACTGGGGATATACCGCGTATCGACGGTGTCTATGATGCCTTTAAGCAACACGCGCAAAATGCTGAAACAATGGGCTTAGGTGTAGATCAGCTAGTAGCAGATATCCACGCATTTGCAAGCTACTTCTGTGCAATGGCACTAGATAAAGAGGCTGATAATCAACTGTCTATGGCGTTCAGAGACTTGCGTGAATTAAAGGTCGATGTAGCTTATCCATTATTGCTTGAGTTATATGACGACTATAGTCAAGGGCAGCTTACTAAAGAGGACTTCCATACAGCAATTCGCTTAATTGAAGCTTATGTATTTCGCCGTGCAGTCTGTGCTATTCCTACCAACTCTCTAAATAAAACCTTTGCCACTTTTCATAAATCTTTGGATAAAGAACGTTATTTAGAAAGTTTTAAAGCGCATTTACTAGGATTGCGTTCTTATAAGAGATTTCCACGTAATGATGAGTTTAAGCGTGATTTAGTTCTCCGCGATTTGTATACCATACGTAGTAGAAGTTATTGGTTACGCCGTTTGGAAAATTTTGAACGCAAAGAGCGTGTTCCAGTGCACGAATATACCGTCGAACATATCATGCCTCAAAATGAAAAGCTTTCCAAAGAATGGCAGAATGAGCTTGGTGAAGAATGGGTACGAGTGCATGAAACCTATCTACATACCTTGGGCAACTTAACACTCACTGGTTATAACTCTGAATATAGTGACCGTCCATTTACTGATAAACGCGATATGTCAGGTGGTTTCAAGTATAGCCCTCTTATACTCAATGAAGGCTTAGGTGCTGTAGAATTATGGAATGAACAAGCAATCAAGGCTAGAGCCAATCAACTTGCTAATCGTGCTATTAAAGTTTGGGATACTCCTTCGCTGACTGAAGAGGTATTAAGAACTTATCAAAATACTCCACCAAAGCAAGGAAGTTACACATTAGCTGATCATCCTCAACTAAATAAAGGAATGCCCATGCGCGAGCTTTTTGAACAGCTACGCAATGAAATAATGGCACTTGATCCTAGTGTCACTGAAGATATATTGAAACTTTATGTTGCGTTTAAAGCGGATACCAATTTTGTGGACGTTGTTCCTCAAAAGAGTAGACTGCGTCTCACTTTAAATATACCCTTCCATGATCTAAATGATCCTAAAGGTATAGCTCGTGATGTTACCAATCTTGGTCGATGGGGAAATGGGGATGCTGAGGTAGGAATTAATAATATCTCTCAGGTGCCTTACGTCATGGGTCTGATTCGCCAAGCTTTAGAAATACAGATGGGTGAGGGCGTATAA
- a CDS encoding SprT family zinc-dependent metalloprotease has protein sequence MSSKNYIIEKKDVKHARIRVSEDGQVRVLVPTSFADNEIEALITKKSKWVTKQQSFFSKKIQIELGRNQLLMFGNRYSYFYDETCSTKVIIDHEYKTIRAKKDLLDPVVQKKWYKAEAKKYLVPRTKELAGRLNFTYKAVYIKDQKTKLGNCSSDKNISLNWRLIKVPTLVSDYIIIHELVHTKIMNHSAKFWTLLKSLYPDYKEAINWLDKYGNSL, from the coding sequence ATGTCATCAAAGAATTACATAATAGAGAAAAAAGATGTTAAACACGCCAGAATAAGGGTGTCAGAAGATGGACAAGTCAGAGTTCTTGTGCCGACTTCATTTGCTGATAATGAAATAGAGGCATTAATTACTAAGAAATCAAAATGGGTCACTAAGCAGCAGTCTTTTTTTAGTAAGAAAATCCAGATTGAGTTGGGCCGTAACCAACTCTTAATGTTTGGTAACAGGTACTCTTACTTCTACGATGAAACTTGTAGTACTAAAGTCATCATTGACCATGAATATAAGACAATTCGAGCCAAAAAAGATCTGCTAGATCCCGTTGTTCAAAAAAAGTGGTATAAGGCTGAAGCCAAAAAATACTTAGTGCCTAGAACTAAAGAGCTAGCAGGAAGGTTGAATTTCACTTACAAAGCTGTCTACATTAAAGATCAAAAAACTAAACTAGGAAATTGTTCTAGTGATAAAAATATTTCTCTAAATTGGCGTTTGATTAAGGTGCCAACTCTAGTATCAGATTATATTATCATTCATGAACTTGTACACACAAAAATCATGAATCATTCAGCTAAGTTTTGGACGTTATTAAAGTCACTGTATCCTGATTATAAAGAGGCGATTAACTGGCTTGATAAATACGGGAATAGCTTATAA
- a CDS encoding class I SAM-dependent DNA methyltransferase, whose protein sequence is MISKQALGSTLFGMADILRDKVEDYKSYILSLLFFKRLSDNYAWEIEHGIKEFVKEYGVEPNEKQKQKIIKDKHDFIIPEGHFWTDVRNAPLDRKNDALNKAVNAIADANPSLKGVINTVRWNEPSPDGSGGKKLHPEVVSLLVSYLDAVDLSNRNASVDILGDAYEYLIKRFADENKGGTTAGQFYTPQEVVDIIVRYLKPQKGTTLYDPTCGSGGFLINAAKYIKKTTGSQKNIRLFGQEDVWNTWAIANINMILHGLDASIEKGDTLKDPKFTEEDNSLAIKKFDYATANFPFSQENWWKNGEPKKNKKGKPETNKDGSPKLSYPGKEEFSDQYKRFDYGIPPYSNGDFAFLQHIVASINENGKAGVVCPQGVLFRGQPEKTEEEDGQNRKADDEYLIRRGFLQGAVNKDGEFVKGVNIIDAIVVLPSNLFYGTTIPGSILLIDKNKPEERKNKVLMVYAAREGWYKEESNMNTLMPQDMLRISTILESWGDIEIAKAWIDSQKTRLRELIDEELAFKLNEIEIDSIDDIEFAKNKIIEADEQILKRESEDKKPTKTMINNKVKGEDLLEKLIFEKEQKISDAQEQANKERLAIDEVETELLTVLADPQLSKRYFSVVDMEELEENEFNLNIPRYVDTFEPEEEIDLKEAVSDFKSSLVIESSFDDLLKELMEVIQ, encoded by the coding sequence AACAAAAAATTATTAAGGACAAACACGACTTTATTATTCCTGAAGGTCATTTTTGGACAGATGTCCGAAACGCACCATTGGATAGAAAAAACGATGCTTTAAATAAAGCCGTTAATGCAATTGCTGATGCTAACCCATCACTTAAGGGCGTCATCAATACAGTACGCTGGAATGAGCCATCTCCAGATGGTTCTGGTGGTAAAAAGTTGCATCCTGAGGTTGTTAGCCTTCTAGTTAGCTATTTGGATGCAGTAGATTTAAGTAATAGAAATGCTTCAGTAGATATACTTGGTGATGCTTATGAATACCTGATTAAGCGATTTGCAGACGAAAATAAAGGTGGCACTACGGCTGGGCAGTTTTATACCCCGCAAGAAGTCGTTGATATTATCGTGCGTTATCTAAAGCCTCAAAAAGGCACTACATTATACGATCCAACTTGTGGTTCTGGAGGCTTCTTAATTAATGCCGCCAAATACATCAAAAAAACCACAGGATCTCAAAAAAACATTCGGTTATTTGGGCAAGAGGATGTGTGGAATACTTGGGCAATTGCTAATATAAATATGATTCTTCATGGGTTAGACGCTTCTATCGAAAAAGGGGATACTCTAAAAGACCCTAAATTTACTGAAGAAGATAATAGTTTAGCTATAAAGAAATTTGATTATGCCACTGCTAATTTCCCATTCTCACAGGAAAACTGGTGGAAGAACGGTGAACCTAAGAAGAACAAAAAGGGTAAACCTGAAACTAATAAGGATGGCTCTCCTAAACTGAGCTATCCAGGTAAAGAAGAGTTCAGTGATCAATATAAACGTTTTGATTATGGCATTCCGCCTTATTCAAATGGTGATTTCGCATTTCTACAGCATATCGTTGCCTCAATCAATGAAAATGGTAAGGCTGGTGTAGTATGCCCACAAGGGGTATTGTTTCGTGGTCAGCCTGAAAAAACGGAAGAAGAGGATGGACAGAACCGCAAAGCGGATGATGAATATTTAATTCGTCGTGGTTTTTTACAAGGTGCAGTTAATAAGGACGGTGAGTTCGTTAAGGGCGTCAACATTATTGATGCCATAGTCGTATTACCGAGCAACTTGTTTTATGGAACGACAATACCTGGCTCAATCTTGCTTATTGATAAAAATAAACCAGAAGAGCGCAAAAACAAGGTGCTGATGGTCTATGCTGCTAGAGAGGGCTGGTATAAAGAAGAGTCCAATATGAATACGCTTATGCCGCAAGATATGCTGCGTATATCTACCATATTAGAGAGCTGGGGTGATATAGAAATAGCCAAAGCGTGGATAGACTCGCAAAAAACGCGGCTGCGTGAACTTATTGATGAAGAGCTAGCTTTTAAACTAAATGAAATAGAGATTGATAGTATTGATGACATTGAGTTTGCTAAGAATAAAATAATAGAAGCGGATGAGCAGATATTAAAGCGAGAGTCTGAAGATAAAAAGCCAACTAAAACGATGATCAATAACAAAGTAAAGGGCGAAGATTTACTCGAAAAGCTGATCTTTGAAAAAGAACAAAAAATATCAGATGCTCAAGAGCAAGCAAATAAAGAGCGACTGGCTATTGATGAGGTCGAAACTGAGTTATTAACTGTACTAGCTGATCCACAGCTAAGTAAGCGTTATTTCTCTGTAGTAGATATGGAAGAATTGGAAGAAAACGAATTTAACCTTAATATTCCACGTTACGTTGATACTTTTGAGCCTGAAGAAGAAATTGATTTAAAAGAAGCAGTTTCAGACTTTAAGTCGTCATTAGTTATTGAAAGTTCGTTTGATGACTTACTTAAGGAACTAATGGAGGTAATTCAATAA
- a CDS encoding restriction endonuclease subunit S, whose amino-acid sequence MKKVIENLPIGWTEKQLKDNNTFMRRGKSPIYSEDDQGLFVVNQDCIRWNCVNLEKVKYHVVPNQIDDSFYLREGDILINSTGTGTIGRVNQWSYSDVQAVADSHVTVLRTTEDSIDSTYARYFLTSELGQRYLESVCYTGSTNQIELSKRYFSKLKLPCAPLPEQKAIAGILSTVDESIEAIENSILSAECLKKSLMQNLLIGKLKPDWTWRKEDEFYNDDKLGKIPKGWSVVKGNIITTKIAKGQSPKWQGFDYQSSGILFITSENVRDGYIDVSKPKYLPIEFNNKIKNSQLIKGDILINIVGASIGRCAVYDLNVKCANTNQAVCVFRSNEGNDSKFLAYYLQTDKTQRRLLGSQVETARANLSLSDFRKFKFVIPESLTEQVLIAENIDKVNNIVVSKNAKVKTLKSLKKSLMQNLLTGKVRVDVDKINKLLDKA is encoded by the coding sequence ATGAAAAAAGTTATTGAAAATTTGCCTATAGGCTGGACTGAAAAGCAATTGAAAGATAACAACACCTTTATGCGTCGTGGCAAGTCTCCTATTTATAGTGAAGATGATCAGGGCTTGTTTGTCGTTAATCAAGATTGCATTAGATGGAACTGCGTTAATTTAGAAAAGGTTAAATATCATGTAGTACCTAATCAGATAGATGATTCTTTCTATTTGCGTGAAGGGGATATTCTAATCAACTCTACAGGTACAGGTACTATAGGTAGAGTAAATCAATGGTCATACTCTGACGTTCAGGCAGTTGCGGACAGTCATGTTACTGTACTAAGAACGACGGAAGATTCCATTGATAGTACATATGCTCGCTACTTTTTGACATCTGAACTTGGTCAACGATATTTGGAGTCGGTCTGCTATACAGGATCAACAAATCAGATCGAGTTATCAAAACGTTATTTTTCAAAACTTAAGCTACCCTGTGCTCCACTTCCTGAACAAAAAGCTATTGCTGGCATTCTGTCTACAGTAGATGAATCTATTGAAGCAATAGAGAATAGTATTCTTTCAGCAGAATGCCTTAAAAAATCACTAATGCAAAATTTACTAATTGGCAAGTTGAAGCCTGATTGGACTTGGCGAAAGGAAGATGAGTTCTATAATGATGATAAGCTTGGAAAAATCCCAAAAGGCTGGTCTGTAGTAAAAGGAAATATAATTACTACAAAAATTGCTAAAGGCCAATCACCTAAATGGCAAGGATTTGACTATCAATCTTCAGGCATACTGTTTATAACAAGTGAAAACGTTAGAGATGGATATATTGATGTATCTAAGCCAAAATATCTACCAATTGAGTTCAATAATAAAATAAAAAACAGTCAGTTAATTAAAGGCGATATCTTAATTAATATTGTAGGAGCTTCTATCGGACGCTGTGCAGTCTATGATTTGAATGTCAAGTGTGCTAATACAAATCAGGCAGTTTGTGTTTTTAGGTCTAATGAAGGTAACGATAGTAAATTTTTAGCCTATTATCTACAAACTGACAAAACACAGAGAAGGCTTCTTGGTTCGCAAGTTGAAACCGCACGAGCAAACTTATCTTTAAGTGATTTTAGGAAGTTTAAATTTGTAATACCTGAGTCACTTACTGAGCAAGTTTTAATTGCTGAAAATATAGATAAGGTAAACAATATTGTAGTTTCTAAGAATGCTAAAGTAAAAACTCTTAAAAGTTTAAAAAAATCATTAATGCAAAACCTATTAACAGGAAAAGTCCGAGTGGATGTGGACAAAATAAATAAGCTATTGGATAAGGCGTAA
- a CDS encoding type I restriction endonuclease subunit R: MGKLSELKGVEKPVTEWLSKMGWVFESCNDLKRYNRPVANPIIDTILIDKVASINQVSVDIAERVVEQLTHNFNNFNPTLGNEAFLEKLVKGITLSVDGEDKDFCFIDFNDIWQNSFIVTNQYSVQGLELVRTDIVLLVNGIPLVPIEAKQRARKGTNWLEGVKQFSTYKQRADKFYMCHGFGVACNGRIAKYGILGASSSYFNEWKSTLLETDYPNPILDENNDLCHTSINEEDGFYHFDVERLPNGKVLEQMKLGIVGLLQPARVLDIVKNFLVFERAESSVIKKVARYQQFRAANKIVHRVAESDLKQGVIWHTQGSGKSLTMLYTAYKLRNTPSLKDPTVYIVVDRKGLREQIGGTFDDCDFPNVRPVHNIGDLKYIIDKSPAGVFITTVQKFRELGNVQDSRDNIIILIDEAHRTQYGNFQIELQNVLPNARRFAFTGTPIPKTHQEFGIKKEEGSHEHYLDKYSIQDAIEDGATVPIRYTFGPQEWFLDKDKLKQGYDEIAADLSEDEKRLVERRVQAWKVFLKHPDRIEVLAKDIAHDFKEGVEPQGYKAQLVACDKEACVLYYNELLNYFDQSEMTIIFSTGNYEEGEKYELFKDHYKEDKERRKLITNFKKRITPKELKSGNNLKIIIVCNMLLTGFDAPIEQTMYLDSPIRDHNLLQAVARTNRPYDDKISNLSKEFGRIVDYVGVFQNYKAALNYDPEDIGEFEDVESLVDQFPKVLEAALKPFEDIELEDSYECSMAIVRKLNELDQGKFEQDYKEVLQLWEAISPHPKLREYRNKYLWLNVIYEIYLEEFKRLDFDAEIYAAKTRKLIEESAQLIDFKGHLPEVTIDSNYLDELRQTKLSPSDKAEKIIRDIETVIRRNEVNSAAYVEFQNRLDELVKKKNEENQAIEQLLLELGKLYDELDDIATLPQKMGFADKGTFEIYAHIKNANLISFNDELTKELAKDIVELIVKRKIYIGWQDIPKEVTRLQVYIEIFAASDKYQELGIEDDSQLMDAIMLSIIKYFGLN, encoded by the coding sequence ATGGGTAAACTGTCAGAACTTAAAGGTGTTGAGAAGCCAGTCACGGAATGGTTATCTAAGATGGGTTGGGTCTTTGAAAGTTGTAATGACTTAAAAAGGTATAACCGACCAGTTGCCAATCCTATTATCGACACAATTCTTATTGATAAAGTCGCTAGTATCAATCAGGTTTCAGTCGATATCGCCGAGAGAGTGGTAGAGCAGTTAACTCACAACTTTAATAATTTTAACCCGACTCTTGGAAACGAAGCTTTTTTAGAAAAGCTTGTAAAGGGTATTACTTTATCAGTAGACGGTGAGGATAAAGATTTCTGTTTTATTGATTTTAATGATATTTGGCAAAATAGCTTTATCGTCACCAACCAGTATTCAGTACAAGGCTTGGAATTGGTAAGGACGGATATCGTCCTGTTGGTAAATGGTATTCCATTAGTGCCTATTGAAGCAAAACAACGAGCACGCAAGGGCACGAACTGGCTCGAAGGTGTTAAGCAGTTTTCTACCTACAAACAACGTGCTGATAAATTCTATATGTGTCACGGCTTTGGTGTGGCATGTAATGGGCGCATTGCAAAATACGGTATTCTAGGCGCATCTTCGTCGTATTTCAACGAATGGAAGAGTACTTTGTTAGAAACAGATTATCCCAACCCTATCTTGGATGAAAATAATGATCTATGCCATACCTCAATAAATGAAGAAGATGGTTTTTATCACTTCGATGTAGAGCGCTTACCTAACGGTAAAGTCTTAGAGCAGATGAAGCTTGGTATAGTTGGTCTGTTACAACCAGCTCGAGTGCTAGATATTGTTAAAAACTTTTTGGTCTTTGAGCGAGCTGAAAGCAGTGTTATCAAGAAAGTAGCACGCTATCAGCAATTTCGTGCGGCTAATAAAATCGTGCACCGAGTTGCAGAGTCGGATTTAAAGCAAGGTGTAATATGGCATACTCAAGGGTCAGGCAAAAGCTTGACCATGCTATATACCGCTTATAAGCTTCGCAATACTCCCTCACTTAAAGATCCAACCGTATACATAGTAGTCGACCGTAAGGGGCTTCGAGAGCAAATAGGTGGGACTTTCGATGATTGCGACTTTCCTAATGTTAGGCCTGTCCACAACATCGGCGATTTAAAATATATTATTGATAAATCACCAGCAGGGGTGTTTATCACTACAGTGCAAAAATTTAGAGAGCTTGGTAATGTCCAAGACTCTCGAGATAACATCATTATACTTATTGATGAGGCACATCGTACTCAGTATGGTAACTTTCAGATAGAGCTACAAAACGTTTTGCCTAACGCGCGTCGTTTTGCGTTCACCGGCACACCAATCCCCAAGACTCATCAAGAATTTGGTATAAAAAAGGAAGAAGGCTCTCATGAGCATTATCTAGACAAGTATAGCATTCAAGACGCTATCGAAGACGGAGCTACTGTACCCATTCGCTACACTTTCGGTCCGCAAGAATGGTTTCTTGACAAAGATAAGCTCAAGCAAGGCTATGATGAGATTGCGGCTGATTTAAGTGAAGATGAAAAGAGACTAGTAGAGAGAAGAGTTCAGGCGTGGAAGGTTTTTTTAAAACATCCTGATAGAATCGAAGTTCTTGCCAAAGATATTGCTCACGATTTCAAAGAAGGTGTTGAGCCTCAAGGCTATAAGGCACAGCTAGTAGCCTGTGATAAAGAAGCGTGTGTTCTTTACTATAATGAGCTACTAAATTATTTTGATCAATCAGAAATGACGATTATCTTCTCTACAGGTAATTATGAAGAAGGTGAGAAGTACGAGCTGTTCAAAGATCATTATAAAGAAGATAAAGAACGTCGTAAATTAATTACGAACTTTAAAAAACGTATTACTCCTAAAGAATTGAAGAGTGGTAATAACCTTAAAATCATTATTGTTTGCAATATGCTTCTTACTGGATTTGATGCACCCATTGAACAAACCATGTATTTGGATAGTCCAATTAGAGACCACAACTTACTACAAGCAGTTGCTCGTACTAACCGCCCTTATGATGACAAAATATCTAATCTATCTAAAGAGTTTGGTCGCATTGTGGACTATGTTGGCGTATTCCAAAACTATAAAGCAGCTTTAAATTATGATCCTGAAGACATCGGAGAGTTTGAGGATGTTGAGAGTTTAGTAGATCAGTTTCCTAAGGTTTTAGAAGCGGCATTAAAGCCTTTTGAAGATATAGAGCTAGAAGATAGTTACGAATGCTCAATGGCAATTGTACGCAAATTAAATGAATTAGACCAAGGCAAATTTGAACAGGATTATAAAGAAGTACTTCAGTTATGGGAGGCAATATCACCACATCCTAAACTAAGAGAGTACCGCAATAAGTATCTATGGCTCAATGTAATATATGAGATTTATCTGGAAGAATTTAAACGCTTGGACTTCGATGCTGAGATATATGCAGCTAAAACTAGAAAGCTGATAGAAGAAAGCGCTCAATTAATTGACTTTAAGGGACATCTGCCTGAGGTCACTATTGATTCGAACTATCTGGATGAGTTAAGACAAACTAAGTTGTCTCCATCAGATAAGGCAGAAAAAATTATACGTGATATTGAAACAGTCATCCGCAGGAATGAAGTAAATAGTGCAGCATATGTTGAGTTTCAGAACCGATTGGATGAGCTAGTAAAAAAGAAAAATGAAGAAAATCAGGCGATTGAGCAGCTTTTACTTGAGCTAGGAAAGCTTTACGATGAACTTGATGATATTGCTACCTTGCCTCAAAAAATGGGATTTGCAGATAAAGGGACGTTTGAGATCTATGCCCACATTAAAAACGCCAATCTAATTAGCTTTAATGATGAGTTAACCAAAGAGCTTGCTAAGGATATAGTAGAATTAATTGTTAAAAGGAAAATTTACATTGGTTGGCAGGATATACCTAAAGAAGTTACACGTTTGCAGGTTTATATTGAAATATTTGCAGCTTCAGACAAATACCAAGAGTTGGGTATTGAAGATGACTCGCAACTTATGGATGCTATTATGCTGAGTATTATTAAGTATTTTGGATTAAATTAA